A window of Fragaria vesca subsp. vesca linkage group LG7, FraVesHawaii_1.0, whole genome shotgun sequence contains these coding sequences:
- the LOC101293816 gene encoding BURP domain-containing protein 3-like, translated as MDQIRLLCLFSIFYVASVVVGIGYANGADDGKFRMSYWNTAFPKSPLPSKAVQQLLNLAGETSNTGFGKQALNLAPEIPINSYGSSKEETPAEPDLTTFFQGQDLQQKGKTVTLRLLKPTSNKATLLSRQVAKSIPFSSSKLPEILTYFGVKPNSLAAGLMKQTIEECEAPAIKREGKYCLTSLESLIDFTVSNLGKDVGVYTTEAETDKKQEYSIETTGVQSIGDKIIVCHKENYVYGVFYCHIFYDRTTKAYMVPLVSADGATKAKAVAVCHMDTASWNPKNVAFRVLNKKPGNTVHVCHFLGTTSLLWVPM; from the exons GTGGCATCAGTAGTGGTGGGAATTGGGTATGCGAATGGGGCCGATGATGGCAAGTTCCGGATGTCTTACTGGAATACAGCTTTCCCAAAATCTCCATTGCCTTCCAAAGCTGTACAACAACTTCTAAACCTTGCAG GTGAAACAAGTAACACGGGGTTTGGAAAGCAAGCTCTAAATCTTGCACCAGAAATACCAATAAATAGTTATGGATCCTCTAAAGAAGAAACTCCAGCGGAGCCAGATTTAACTACATTCTTCCAAGGACAAGATCTTCAACAAAAGGGAAAAACAGTGACACTGCGACTCTTGAAACCCACAAGTAACAAGGCAACTCTTTTGTCTCGCCAAGTTGCAAAGTCCATTCCATTTTCAAGCAGCAAACTCCCAGAAATCCTAACCTACTTTGGAGTGAAACCCAACTCACTGGCTGCAGGTCTAATGAAACAAACAATCGAAGAGTGTGAGGCACCGGCCATTAAACGTGAAGGCAAGTATTGCCTGACATCGCTGGAATCCTTGATCGATTTCACGGTTTCAAATCTCGGCAAGGACGTCGGAGTTTATACAACTGAGGCCGAAACCGATAAGAAACAAGAGTATAGCATTGAGACTACTGGAGTCCAAAGTATTGGAGACAAGATTATTGTGTGCCATAAGGAGAACTATGTTTATGGTGTGTTTTACTGCCACATATTCTATGACAGAACAACAAAGGCTTACATGGTTCCGTTGGTGAGTGCAGATGGAGCTACCAAAGCCAAAGCAGTAGCTGTTTGCCATATGGATACCGCTAGCTGGAACCCTAAGAATGTGGCCTTTCGAGTCCTCAACAAGAAGCCGGGAAATACAGTCCATGTCTGTCATTTTCTAGGCACTACTAGTCTTTTGTGGGTTCCGATGTAA